The following are encoded in a window of Hippoglossus stenolepis isolate QCI-W04-F060 chromosome 10, HSTE1.2, whole genome shotgun sequence genomic DNA:
- the LOC118116249 gene encoding phospholipase A and acyltransferase 4, giving the protein MAPMFNGKPGDLIEIFRDGPYQHWAVYIGENEVVHLVTEGGDSSGSSESLSSRAEVKREKLTDVVGNHRFKVNNLLDEKYEARDPYVIVKEACAMVGCELQYNVATYNCEHFATDLRYGKAESRQVQTAAVITGVAVAGVALAALGAFLFSSLSGKQEKEEEEEEEDYRKKTRRHHQHWH; this is encoded by the exons ATGGCACCAATG tTTAATGGAAAACCAGGAGACCTGATCGAGATCTTCCGTGATGGACCCTATCAGCACTGGGCCGTCTACATCGGAGAGAATGAAGTGGTTCATTTAGTTACAGAAG gtggtGACTCATCTGGCTCGTCGGagagtctgagcagcagagcagaggtgaaGCGTGAGAAGCTCACCGACGTGGTCGGCAATCACCGTTTCAAAGTCAACAATCTGCTGGATGAAAAGTACGAGGCTCGTGATCCCTACGTCATAGTGAAGGAGGCCTGTGCGATGGTGGGCTGCGAGCTACAGTACAACGTTGCCACTTACAACTGTGAGCACTTTGCTACCGACTTGCGATACGGCAAGGCAGAGTCTCGGCAG gttcaaacagcagctgtgatCACAGGCGTCGCTGTAGCAGGTGTGGCCTTAGCAGCTTTAGGTGCATTTCTGTTCAGCAGCCTTTCCGGCaaacaggaaaaggaagaggaagaggaagaggaagactacaggaagaaaacaagaagacatCATCAACACTGGCACTAA
- the LOC124852579 gene encoding LOW QUALITY PROTEIN: phospholipase A and acyltransferase 4-like (The sequence of the model RefSeq protein was modified relative to this genomic sequence to represent the inferred CDS: inserted 1 base in 1 codon) — MAQTFNGKPGDLIEISRLAYQHWAVYIGENEVVHLVPEGGDSSGSFELLSSRGEVXREKLTDVVGNECHQVNNLQDEKYEARDPYVIVKEACEMVGSELQYSVVTYNCEHFATEMRYGKAESWQVCI; from the exons tttaatGGAAAACCAGGAGACCTGATCGAGATCAGCCGTTTGGCCTATCAGCACTGGGCTGTCTACATTGGAGAGAATGAAGTGGTTCATTTAGTTCCAGAGG gtggtGACTCATCTGGCTCGTTTGAGcttctgagcagcagaggagagg agCGTGAGAAGCTCACGGACGTGGTCGGCAATGAGTGTCACCAGGTCAACAATCTGCAGGATGAAAAGTACGAGGCTCGTGATCCCTACGTCATAGTGAAGGAGGCCTGTGAGATGGTGGGCAGCGAGCTACAGTACAGCGTTGTCACTTACAACTGCGAGCACTTTGCTACCGAGATGCGATACGGCAAGGCAGAGTCTTGGCAGGTGTGTATCTAA